The following coding sequences are from one Comamonas koreensis window:
- a CDS encoding glutamate carboxypeptidase yields MPDRPSARSLAAHCLWLALACAAPVHAQTQAHMPAQAQPAVYAAAQAEQTPMLATLKNLVHIESGSRDYGGVSYIAQVAAERLKALGGEVQIIPATDVVRLEDTPEQVGPMVQAIFKGRGQSRIMMIAHMDTVYQRGDVDKQPFRIEGDRVYGLGVEDEKQGVALVLHSIAMLQKVGYDSFGEITVLFNSDEEISSPGSRRLISALARDQDAIFSFESGGLQGSLHLATSGIGAMFLDVQGKSSHAGAKPEAGVNALYELSHQLLQMRDLSQPDNGLKLNWTIAQAGTSRNVVPPHAQAQADVRALRAQDFQALQDAVQEKIKNRLLEGSQVTARFELRRPPMQASDAARRIAAQAQTIYREELGLPLHVNDVALGGGTDAAFAALNTRGGVVEGMGVCGYGAHDMYGEYILLDCIAPRLYLVARMVMALSEPPTAP; encoded by the coding sequence ATGCCTGATCGACCGTCTGCCCGTTCTCTTGCCGCTCACTGCTTGTGGCTCGCGCTGGCCTGTGCTGCACCCGTCCACGCCCAAACGCAAGCCCACATGCCCGCCCAGGCCCAGCCTGCCGTCTATGCCGCTGCGCAGGCAGAGCAAACGCCGATGCTGGCGACCTTGAAAAACCTGGTGCATATCGAATCGGGCAGCCGCGATTATGGCGGCGTGAGCTATATCGCCCAGGTGGCGGCCGAGCGGCTGAAAGCACTGGGCGGCGAGGTGCAGATCATTCCGGCGACGGATGTGGTGCGGCTGGAAGATACGCCCGAGCAAGTCGGCCCTATGGTGCAGGCCATCTTCAAGGGCCGGGGGCAGTCGCGCATCATGATGATTGCGCATATGGACACCGTCTACCAGCGCGGCGATGTGGACAAGCAGCCGTTCCGCATTGAGGGCGATCGCGTCTACGGCCTGGGCGTGGAGGACGAAAAGCAGGGCGTGGCGCTGGTGCTGCACAGCATCGCGATGCTGCAAAAGGTGGGCTATGACAGCTTTGGCGAGATTACCGTGCTGTTCAACAGCGACGAGGAGATCAGCTCGCCGGGCTCGCGCCGGCTGATCAGCGCACTGGCGCGCGACCAGGATGCCATTTTCTCGTTCGAGAGTGGCGGCCTGCAGGGCAGCCTGCACCTGGCCACCAGCGGCATTGGTGCCATGTTTTTGGATGTGCAGGGCAAATCGTCCCACGCCGGTGCCAAGCCGGAGGCTGGGGTGAATGCGCTCTATGAGCTGTCGCACCAGCTGCTGCAGATGCGCGATCTGTCGCAACCCGACAATGGCCTGAAGCTGAACTGGACCATCGCGCAGGCGGGCACCAGCCGCAATGTGGTGCCGCCGCATGCGCAGGCGCAGGCCGATGTGCGGGCGCTGCGGGCGCAGGACTTTCAGGCGCTGCAGGATGCGGTGCAGGAAAAAATCAAGAACCGCCTGCTGGAGGGCAGCCAGGTGACGGCCCGCTTTGAGCTGCGCCGCCCGCCGATGCAGGCGAGCGACGCCGCACGCCGCATCGCCGCGCAGGCACAAACCATTTACCGCGAGGAGCTGGGCTTGCCGCTGCATGTGAACGACGTAGCACTGGGCGGCGGCACCGATGCCGCTTTTGCCGCCCTCAACACCCGGGGTGGCGTGGTCGAGGGCATGGGCGTGTGCGGCTATGGCGCGCATGACATGTATGGCGAATACATCCTGCTGGACTGCATTGCGCCGCGCCTGTACCTGGTCGCGCGCATGGTGATGGCGCTGTCGGAGCCGCCGACCGCACCCTGA
- the mnmC gene encoding FAD-dependent 5-carboxymethylaminomethyl-2-thiouridine(34) oxidoreductase MnmC codes for MTETVQWMADGTPYSPRFGDRYHSEAAHALSQAEQVFLAGCGLPQAWAGHPQWRILETGFGFGLNFLATWHAWQQDPARPGLLHFVSTEAFPIAAADLLAQARKFPHLLPLAEELAAQWWGLLPGVHRLRLAGGRVLLSLLIGDSQTMLRQQELVADSIYLDGFSPARNPDMWSLHSLKAVARCARRGTQLATWTIAAQLRRDLAQCGFAVRKVPGVPPKRDNLQATFAPQWEPRKAPLWPLGAQALPARLAGGGGHAAIVGAGIAGAACARQLALRGWQVTVLDTASHPAAGASALPAGIFAPHTSSDDSPLSRITRAGQRCSLQWAQQLLQAGQDWEMTGVLERRQLATPPDETAALSDSPAAVPTRRSAHERPPAWKDALAAPAADWSEEASAATLEALGLPADTPALWHPRGGWLRPAALVQALLDHPGIHFVGDAQVQALDALKTAEGQPLWSLSDGQGQQWAQADLVVLCAGPQSASIRINGQSLAAAQALQTILGQVSWGRYAEGQAPAAHQPVNGHGSWVPYFRIGQDADAAWVMGSSFERGQSALPPSAEDAAAAHAGNGAKLQTLLPEGHRPDAQAFARAQHWAQLRCASTDRLPLVGPLLPTQALQALHTLPEGLASPWVATAMGSRGLTWALLCAELLAARLHAEPLPLPNPLALALASDRYCK; via the coding sequence ATGACTGAGACCGTGCAATGGATGGCCGACGGCACGCCCTACAGCCCCCGCTTTGGTGACCGCTACCACAGCGAAGCCGCCCATGCACTGAGCCAGGCCGAGCAGGTGTTTCTGGCCGGCTGCGGCCTGCCCCAGGCCTGGGCGGGCCATCCGCAATGGCGCATTCTGGAGACCGGCTTTGGCTTTGGGCTCAATTTTCTGGCCACCTGGCATGCCTGGCAGCAAGACCCGGCCCGCCCGGGCCTGCTGCATTTTGTCTCGACCGAGGCCTTTCCGATCGCAGCGGCCGACCTCTTGGCGCAGGCGCGCAAGTTTCCCCATCTGCTGCCGCTGGCCGAAGAACTCGCCGCCCAGTGGTGGGGGCTGCTGCCGGGCGTGCACCGCCTGCGCCTGGCCGGTGGCCGGGTGCTGCTCAGCCTGCTGATTGGCGACAGCCAGACCATGCTGCGCCAGCAGGAGCTGGTGGCAGACAGCATCTACCTGGACGGCTTCAGCCCTGCGCGCAACCCCGATATGTGGAGCCTGCACAGCTTGAAGGCCGTGGCACGCTGCGCCCGGCGCGGCACCCAGCTGGCGACCTGGACCATTGCCGCCCAACTGCGCCGCGACCTGGCCCAGTGCGGCTTTGCGGTGCGCAAGGTGCCGGGCGTGCCGCCCAAGCGCGACAACCTGCAGGCGACCTTTGCCCCCCAGTGGGAGCCGCGCAAGGCGCCGCTGTGGCCGCTGGGCGCGCAGGCCCTGCCGGCGCGGCTGGCGGGCGGCGGTGGGCACGCGGCCATTGTCGGCGCCGGCATTGCGGGAGCTGCCTGCGCGCGCCAGCTGGCGCTGCGCGGCTGGCAGGTCACCGTGCTCGATACCGCCAGCCATCCGGCCGCCGGTGCCTCTGCGCTGCCCGCTGGCATTTTTGCGCCCCATACCAGCAGCGACGACAGCCCCCTCTCGCGCATCACCCGCGCCGGCCAGCGCTGCAGCCTGCAATGGGCGCAGCAGCTCTTGCAAGCAGGGCAAGATTGGGAGATGACCGGGGTGCTGGAGCGCCGCCAGCTCGCCACGCCGCCCGATGAAACCGCTGCGCTCAGTGACAGCCCTGCGGCCGTGCCCACCCGCCGCAGCGCCCACGAGCGCCCCCCCGCCTGGAAGGACGCCTTGGCCGCGCCGGCGGCCGACTGGAGTGAAGAGGCCAGCGCCGCCACGCTAGAGGCACTGGGCTTGCCGGCCGACACCCCCGCGCTTTGGCACCCGCGCGGCGGCTGGCTGCGGCCGGCCGCGCTGGTGCAGGCGTTGCTGGACCACCCTGGCATCCATTTTGTCGGCGATGCCCAGGTACAGGCGCTCGACGCGCTGAAGACCGCCGAGGGCCAGCCGCTCTGGTCGCTGAGCGATGGCCAAGGCCAGCAATGGGCGCAGGCCGATCTGGTCGTCCTCTGCGCCGGGCCGCAATCGGCCAGCATCCGCATCAACGGCCAAAGCCTGGCCGCTGCTCAGGCGCTGCAAACCATTCTCGGGCAGGTCAGTTGGGGCCGCTATGCCGAAGGCCAGGCGCCCGCGGCCCACCAACCCGTCAACGGCCATGGCAGCTGGGTGCCCTATTTCCGCATTGGGCAGGATGCAGACGCGGCCTGGGTCATGGGATCGAGCTTTGAGCGCGGCCAATCCGCACTGCCGCCGTCGGCCGAAGATGCCGCCGCAGCGCATGCCGGTAACGGGGCCAAGCTGCAAACCCTGCTGCCGGAAGGCCACCGGCCGGATGCCCAAGCCTTTGCGCGCGCCCAGCACTGGGCCCAGCTGCGCTGCGCATCGACCGACCGGCTGCCGCTGGTGGGCCCGCTGCTGCCCACGCAGGCCCTGCAGGCGCTGCACACGCTGCCTGAAGGCCTGGCCAGCCCCTGGGTCGCCACGGCGATGGGGTCGCGCGGTCTGACCTGGGCGCTGCTCTGCGCCGAGCTGCTGGCCGCCCGTCTGCATGCCGAGCCCTTGCCACTGCCCAATCCGCTGGCCCTGGCGCTGGCCAGCGACCGCTACTGCAAATAA
- a CDS encoding nitrite/sulfite reductase produces MYQYTPFDRQFVQARADQFRDQLQRWETGRLSEEEFRPLRLQNGWYVQRYAPMLRVAVPYGEINSAQIRVLARIAREYDAPDAQLYQDALKTQGAMGTTYLPTHYAHFTTRTNVQFNWIPLSKSADVMDLLASVNLHGIQTSGNCIRNTTTDALAGVAVDELVDPRPYAELLRQWTTLHPEFAFLPRKFKIAISGSQEDRAATGWHDVGLHLTKNEAGEIGFKVFVGGGMGRTPVIGTPIREFLPWNQVLNYIEAIVRVYNERGRRDNKYKARIKILVKAEGQVYIDSVEEEFRQIVEVDGGPHTIPQAEFDRVAACFVAPDLSGYPQVNATEAKHQLTEQGVREPAFGRWVSRNVRAHQNPQLRAVVLSFKRVGQAPGDASGEQLDALAQLVDQFSAGEARVTHDQNVVLPWVHVSQLHDLWLKAKALGLASTNVDLLTDMIACPGGDLCALANARSLPIAAAITERYQDLDELDDIGDIDLHISGCINSCGHHHSGHIGILGVDKDGKEWYQITVGGSDGATLSGAPQAGKVIGPSFSAAEVPGVIEAVLSTYRDLRGNGERFIDTVRRVGLDPFKEAGKSARLPEAADTAAETTQA; encoded by the coding sequence ATGTACCAATACACCCCATTTGATCGCCAGTTTGTCCAGGCCCGAGCCGACCAGTTCCGTGACCAGCTCCAACGCTGGGAGACGGGCCGGCTGAGTGAAGAAGAATTCCGCCCGCTGCGTCTGCAAAACGGCTGGTATGTGCAACGCTACGCACCGATGCTGCGGGTGGCAGTGCCTTATGGCGAGATCAACTCCGCGCAGATCCGCGTGCTGGCCCGCATTGCCCGAGAGTACGACGCGCCCGACGCCCAGCTCTACCAGGATGCGCTCAAGACCCAGGGCGCGATGGGCACCACCTACCTGCCCACCCACTACGCGCATTTCACCACCCGCACCAATGTGCAGTTCAACTGGATTCCGCTGTCCAAGTCCGCCGATGTGATGGACCTGCTCGCCAGCGTCAACCTGCACGGCATCCAGACCAGCGGCAACTGCATCCGCAACACGACCACCGATGCGCTCGCTGGCGTGGCCGTGGACGAGCTGGTCGACCCCCGCCCGTATGCTGAGTTGCTGCGCCAATGGACCACCTTGCACCCCGAGTTCGCCTTCCTGCCGCGAAAGTTCAAGATTGCGATCAGCGGCTCGCAAGAAGACCGCGCTGCCACTGGCTGGCACGATGTGGGCCTGCATCTGACGAAGAACGAAGCCGGTGAGATCGGCTTCAAGGTGTTTGTCGGCGGCGGCATGGGCCGCACGCCCGTCATTGGCACTCCGATCCGCGAGTTTCTGCCCTGGAACCAGGTGCTCAACTACATCGAGGCGATTGTTCGCGTCTACAACGAGCGCGGCCGCCGTGACAACAAGTACAAGGCCCGCATCAAGATCCTGGTGAAGGCTGAAGGCCAGGTCTATATCGACTCGGTGGAAGAAGAGTTCCGCCAGATCGTCGAGGTCGATGGCGGCCCGCACACCATCCCCCAGGCCGAGTTTGACCGCGTGGCGGCCTGCTTTGTGGCACCGGACCTGTCGGGCTATCCGCAGGTCAACGCCACCGAGGCCAAGCACCAGCTGACCGAGCAAGGCGTGCGTGAGCCAGCCTTTGGCCGCTGGGTGAGCCGCAATGTGCGCGCCCACCAAAACCCGCAGCTGCGCGCGGTGGTGCTGTCGTTCAAGCGCGTCGGCCAGGCACCGGGTGATGCCTCGGGCGAGCAGCTCGATGCGCTGGCCCAGCTGGTGGACCAGTTCTCAGCCGGCGAAGCCCGAGTGACCCACGACCAGAACGTGGTGCTGCCCTGGGTGCATGTGAGCCAGTTGCATGACCTGTGGCTGAAGGCCAAGGCCCTGGGCCTGGCCAGCACCAATGTGGACCTGCTGACCGACATGATCGCCTGCCCCGGCGGTGACCTCTGCGCCTTGGCCAATGCCCGCAGCCTGCCGATTGCAGCAGCCATCACCGAGCGCTACCAGGACCTGGACGAGCTCGACGACATTGGCGATATCGACCTGCATATCAGCGGCTGCATCAACAGCTGCGGCCACCACCACAGCGGCCATATCGGCATCCTGGGCGTCGACAAGGACGGCAAGGAGTGGTACCAGATCACCGTGGGCGGCTCCGATGGTGCCACCTTGTCGGGCGCGCCCCAGGCTGGCAAGGTGATTGGCCCCTCGTTCAGCGCCGCCGAAGTGCCCGGCGTCATCGAGGCAGTCCTCTCCACCTACCGCGATCTGCGTGGCAACGGCGAGCGCTTTATCGACACCGTGCGCCGCGTGGGGCTGGATCCCTTCAAGGAAGCGGGCAAGTCCGCCCGCCTGCCCGAAGCCGCTGACACCGCCGCAGAAACCACCCAAGCCTGA
- a CDS encoding DUF934 domain-containing protein, whose protein sequence is MSIPNDFQILAAGDHQPAGEGDRSVLLLANDADALQVALDGVARIDLEFPAFTDGRAFSQAYLLRRRRGFKGDIRALGDVLIDQLVQMHRTGFSSAVLKEGVDVADAARQFERFAGFYQGDVEAKPHFDQAAA, encoded by the coding sequence ATGAGCATTCCGAACGATTTCCAGATCCTGGCCGCCGGCGACCACCAGCCCGCTGGCGAAGGCGACCGCAGCGTGCTGCTGCTGGCCAACGATGCCGATGCGCTGCAGGTAGCACTTGACGGCGTGGCGCGCATTGACCTCGAGTTTCCCGCGTTCACCGATGGCCGCGCGTTCAGCCAGGCCTACTTGCTGCGCCGCCGCCGTGGCTTCAAGGGCGATATCCGTGCGCTGGGCGATGTGCTGATCGACCAGCTGGTGCAGATGCACCGCACCGGCTTCAGCAGCGCGGTGCTCAAGGAAGGCGTGGACGTGGCCGATGCTGCGCGCCAGTTCGAGCGTTTTGCCGGGTTCTACCAAGGCGACGTGGAAGCCAAGCCCCATTTTGACCAGGCTGCCGCATGA
- a CDS encoding phosphoadenosine phosphosulfate reductase family protein, with product MSTTTLTPQELVRVNAELGKDAAALVRWALSLGQTSIVTTNFRPFEAVILHLVSQVQPDVPVVWMDNGYNTEATYRFADEVTRQLGLNLQIYLPRRSRAHREAVEGATPALDDPRHAAFTEEVKLEPFARALRETQPRVWFTALRATDTAVRAQMDPVSLNPDGLIKVAPLLHWSSKDLYDYCEQHGLPNNFDYVDPTKGEDNRECGLHIAH from the coding sequence ATGAGCACGACCACCCTCACCCCCCAAGAACTGGTCCGCGTGAATGCCGAGCTGGGCAAGGACGCCGCAGCCCTGGTGCGCTGGGCGCTGTCGCTGGGCCAGACCAGCATCGTGACCACCAATTTCCGCCCCTTTGAAGCGGTGATCCTGCACCTGGTGAGCCAGGTCCAGCCCGATGTGCCCGTGGTCTGGATGGACAACGGCTACAACACCGAGGCCACCTACCGCTTTGCCGACGAGGTGACGCGCCAGCTGGGGCTGAACCTGCAGATCTACCTGCCACGCCGCTCGCGCGCCCACCGTGAAGCCGTCGAAGGCGCCACGCCCGCGCTGGATGACCCGCGCCACGCCGCCTTTACCGAAGAGGTCAAGCTCGAGCCCTTTGCCCGCGCGCTGCGCGAGACCCAGCCGCGCGTGTGGTTCACCGCGCTGCGCGCCACCGACACGGCCGTGCGTGCCCAGATGGATCCGGTCAGTCTGAACCCCGATGGCCTCATCAAGGTCGCACCCCTGCTGCATTGGTCGTCCAAGGATCTGTACGACTACTGCGAACAACACGGTCTGCCCAACAACTTCGACTATGTGGATCCCACCAAGGGCGAAGACAACCGCGAATGCGGCCTGCACATTGCGCACTGA
- the cysD gene encoding sulfate adenylyltransferase subunit CysD: MNARVETDVLNHLSNQHLDALEEETIFILREVAAAFERPALLFSGGKDSLVMLKCAEKAFGAGRIPYPLLMIDTGHNFPEVTDFRDLRAKELGADLIVRSVEDSMARGTVRLAHPGESRNVHQSVTLLEAIEEFRFDALIGGARRDEEKARAKERIFSHRDSFGQWQPKAQRPELWTLFNTRLAPGEHFRVFPISNWTELDVWQYIARENIALPSLYYAHQRDVVERKGLLVPITPLTPARDGETVESRTVRFRTVGDITCTCPVSSDAASADDIVLETLAADVSERGATRMDDKTSDASMEKRKKDGYF, translated from the coding sequence ATGAACGCCCGTGTTGAAACCGATGTGCTCAACCACCTGAGCAACCAGCACCTCGATGCGCTGGAAGAAGAAACCATCTTTATCCTGCGCGAAGTCGCCGCCGCCTTTGAGCGCCCTGCGCTGTTGTTTTCCGGCGGCAAGGATTCGCTGGTCATGCTCAAATGCGCCGAAAAAGCCTTTGGCGCCGGCCGCATCCCCTACCCCTTGCTGATGATCGACACCGGCCACAACTTCCCTGAAGTGACCGATTTCCGCGATCTGCGCGCCAAGGAACTGGGTGCCGATCTGATCGTGCGCAGCGTCGAGGACTCGATGGCGCGCGGCACCGTGCGTCTGGCCCACCCGGGCGAATCGCGCAATGTGCACCAGTCGGTGACCTTGCTCGAAGCGATCGAGGAGTTCCGCTTTGACGCGCTCATTGGCGGCGCCCGCCGTGACGAAGAAAAGGCCCGCGCCAAGGAACGCATCTTCAGCCACCGCGACAGCTTTGGCCAGTGGCAGCCCAAGGCCCAGCGCCCCGAACTTTGGACCCTGTTCAACACCCGCCTGGCTCCGGGCGAGCATTTCCGCGTGTTCCCGATCAGCAACTGGACCGAGCTCGATGTCTGGCAGTACATTGCCCGCGAAAACATAGCGCTGCCTAGCCTCTACTACGCCCACCAGCGCGATGTGGTCGAGCGCAAGGGCCTGCTCGTGCCCATCACGCCGCTCACCCCCGCCCGCGACGGCGAAACGGTCGAGAGCCGCACCGTGCGCTTTCGCACCGTCGGTGACATCACCTGCACCTGCCCGGTGAGCAGCGATGCCGCCTCGGCCGACGACATCGTGCTGGAGACGCTGGCCGCCGATGTGAGCGAGCGAGGTGCTACCCGCATGGACGACAAGACCAGCGATGCCTCGATGGAAAAGCGCAAGAAAGACGGATACTTCTGA
- a CDS encoding sulfate adenylyltransferase subunit 1, whose product MTTDTLTAVRTPAQDHLHTASALRFITCGSVDDGKSTLIGRLLVDSKSVLQDQLAGVQRSGETDLALLTDGLSAEREQGITIDVAYRYFATETRKFIIGDAPGHEQYTRNMVTAASSADAAVVLVDATKLDWQNPQLALLPQTRRHSLLAHLLRVHSLVFAVNKLDAVADPALAFANIRNALAAFAQAAGITVAATIPVSALKGWNVVTAHPDWAGYQGPSLLELLETLPTTPADAGQPLAFSVQWVEKFSASADTHQGRRIFWGRVGTGDVAPGTAVQILPSGQRASVAQVLDHTRKPIARGAGQSAGIVLDREVDVSRGDWIIAAPAPAATIAADDDFDTPAEQPAWPVTREITATIAWMDNEPLLAGRVYWALHGRRWIKAKVRKVLNRLDINNLERQAAEQLEPNAIGRVEISLQEAIPAAAFVRSRELGSLILVDTASNSTAAAVLVE is encoded by the coding sequence ATGACTACCGATACCCTGACCGCCGTGCGCACCCCTGCCCAAGACCACCTGCACACCGCATCGGCGCTGCGTTTCATCACCTGCGGCTCCGTCGATGATGGCAAATCCACGTTGATCGGCCGCCTGCTGGTCGACAGCAAATCGGTGCTGCAAGACCAGCTCGCCGGCGTGCAGCGCAGCGGCGAGACCGACCTGGCCCTACTCACCGATGGGCTGTCCGCCGAGCGCGAGCAAGGCATCACCATCGATGTGGCCTACCGCTACTTCGCCACCGAAACGCGCAAGTTCATCATTGGAGATGCGCCTGGCCACGAGCAGTACACCCGCAACATGGTGACCGCGGCATCGAGCGCCGACGCCGCCGTGGTGCTGGTCGATGCCACCAAGCTGGACTGGCAAAACCCGCAGCTCGCGCTGCTGCCCCAGACCCGCCGCCACAGCCTGCTGGCCCATCTGCTGCGCGTGCACTCGCTGGTGTTTGCGGTCAACAAGCTCGACGCGGTGGCCGACCCGGCGCTGGCCTTTGCCAATATCCGCAATGCGCTGGCCGCCTTCGCCCAGGCGGCCGGCATCACCGTGGCAGCCACTATTCCCGTCTCGGCCCTGAAGGGCTGGAACGTGGTGACCGCGCACCCCGACTGGGCCGGCTACCAGGGCCCGAGCCTGCTGGAGCTGCTCGAGACGCTGCCGACCACGCCGGCTGATGCCGGTCAACCGCTGGCGTTTTCGGTGCAGTGGGTGGAGAAGTTCTCCGCCTCGGCCGACACTCACCAGGGCCGCCGCATTTTCTGGGGCCGTGTGGGCACTGGCGATGTCGCGCCCGGCACTGCGGTGCAGATTCTGCCCAGCGGCCAGCGCGCCAGCGTGGCCCAAGTGCTGGACCACACCCGCAAGCCCATCGCACGCGGCGCAGGCCAGAGCGCCGGCATCGTGCTGGACCGCGAGGTCGATGTCTCGCGCGGCGACTGGATCATTGCGGCCCCGGCACCGGCTGCGACGATTGCCGCCGACGATGACTTTGACACCCCCGCCGAGCAGCCTGCCTGGCCCGTAACGCGCGAGATCACGGCCACCATCGCCTGGATGGACAACGAACCCCTGCTGGCCGGCCGCGTGTACTGGGCGCTGCATGGCCGCCGCTGGATCAAGGCCAAGGTGCGCAAGGTGCTCAACCGCCTGGATATCAACAACTTGGAGCGCCAGGCTGCTGAGCAGCTCGAACCCAATGCCATTGGCCGGGTGGAGATCAGCCTGCAAGAAGCGATTCCGGCAGCGGCCTTTGTGCGCTCGCGTGAGCTGGGCTCCTTGATCCTCGTGGACACGGCCTCCAACAGCACGGCCGCTGCGGTACTGGTGGAGTAA
- the fdxA gene encoding ferredoxin FdxA: protein MTHVVTENCIKCKYTDCVDVCPVDCFREGPNFLTIDPDECIDCAVCIPECPANAIYAEEDVPADQLAFIKLNAELALADGWKSITKRKAPMEGADEANGQPDKLKDLIR, encoded by the coding sequence ATGACCCACGTCGTCACCGAAAACTGCATCAAGTGCAAATACACCGATTGTGTGGACGTCTGCCCTGTTGACTGCTTCCGCGAAGGCCCGAACTTCCTGACCATCGATCCGGACGAATGCATCGACTGCGCCGTCTGCATCCCCGAGTGCCCTGCCAACGCCATCTACGCCGAGGAAGATGTGCCCGCAGACCAGCTGGCCTTCATCAAGCTCAATGCCGAGCTGGCACTGGCCGATGGCTGGAAGAGCATCACCAAGCGCAAGGCGCCGATGGAAGGTGCCGACGAGGCCAACGGCCAGCCCGATAAGCTCAAGGACTTGATCCGCTGA
- a CDS encoding antibiotic biosynthesis monooxygenase family protein, with protein sequence MLAFLLFAPPQTTAMHSATFANTPQPPYYAVIFTSQRTNSEGQPYAHMADAMVALAEQQPGFLGAESTRGSDGLGITVSYWQTEDDIRRWKAQSDHLVAQRMGAERWCAHYQVRVAKVERAYGMQHASAA encoded by the coding sequence ATGCTGGCTTTTTTGTTGTTCGCGCCCCCCCAGACCACCGCCATGCACAGCGCCACCTTTGCCAACACTCCCCAGCCCCCGTACTACGCTGTCATCTTCACCTCGCAGCGCACCAACAGCGAGGGCCAGCCCTATGCCCACATGGCCGATGCAATGGTGGCGCTTGCCGAGCAGCAACCTGGCTTTTTGGGCGCTGAGAGCACCCGGGGCAGCGACGGCCTGGGCATTACCGTGTCGTACTGGCAGACCGAGGACGACATCCGCCGCTGGAAGGCCCAGAGCGACCACCTGGTTGCCCAGCGCATGGGCGCCGAGCGCTGGTGTGCGCATTACCAGGTGCGGGTGGCGAAGGTGGAGCGGGCCTATGGCATGCAGCACGCCAGCGCAGCCTGA
- a CDS encoding pyridoxamine 5'-phosphate oxidase family protein, whose product MDALNQRLPSSPDYSWRAKPAQADPASADLMEGICLTWDALTRRYSEIFQFDRSCAMAQENPREKLWELIKDIRFAMITHQHEHGSLHAAPMTTANKEGMNEDKNLYFLLGRDSDLSRCLSTSSAINVSYADPNKDSYVSVSATGSISDDLALKEQLFSPMAKAWFPDGPSDPNLQILVARVDFAEYWDVKENKLVQLFKMAKSAVTGERPDGMGEHREIKL is encoded by the coding sequence GTGGACGCATTGAATCAACGCTTACCCTCCAGCCCGGATTACAGCTGGCGCGCCAAGCCAGCACAGGCAGACCCTGCAAGCGCCGATCTGATGGAGGGTATTTGCCTTACATGGGATGCGCTGACCCGTCGATACAGTGAAATTTTCCAATTTGACAGGAGTTGCGCTATGGCCCAAGAAAATCCGCGTGAAAAATTGTGGGAACTGATCAAGGACATTCGCTTTGCGATGATCACGCACCAGCATGAACATGGCAGCTTGCATGCCGCGCCGATGACCACGGCCAACAAAGAGGGCATGAACGAGGATAAAAATCTGTATTTCTTGTTGGGTAGGGATTCCGATTTGTCCCGGTGCCTAAGCACCTCCAGCGCCATTAACGTGTCGTACGCCGATCCCAATAAGGACAGCTATGTTTCCGTATCGGCAACGGGGTCCATCAGTGACGATCTGGCGCTGAAAGAGCAGTTGTTCAGCCCGATGGCCAAAGCATGGTTTCCCGATGGCCCGTCCGACCCCAATTTGCAGATCCTGGTGGCGCGGGTTGATTTTGCCGAATACTGGGATGTGAAAGAAAACAAGCTAGTGCAGCTGTTCAAGATGGCCAAATCAGCGGTGACCGGTGAACGACCCGATGGCATGGGCGAGCACCGCGAGATCAAGCTGTAA